A genomic segment from Lutzomyia longipalpis isolate SR_M1_2022 chromosome 3, ASM2433408v1 encodes:
- the LOC129793206 gene encoding probable malonyl-CoA-acyl carrier protein transacylase, mitochondrial codes for MLLRRLTGRFFCTKPPSGNVTELLEGAATFEDIKPKSPDDEWSTLPYPKGTSFRQSQAAKSVRPKRDPRTTSIILFPGQGAQFVGMGRNLVKIPSAKDIFDLASEILKFDVLKVCLEGPVEKLNSTRYCQPAVVVASLAALEKLKEERPAAIEECIATAGFSLGEITALIFAGSIPFDQGLKLVQVRAEAMQLASDAAAGGMATVLYGPDSKVGQACLKAKEWCVERGVESPECLIANYLYPHCKVVAGSMEALEFLEANAKNFGLRRVKRLPVSGAFHTPLMEAAVEPFRRALKKIEISDPLISVHSNVDGQRYRNAEHILKQLPKQIIRPVKWEQTLHILYERAQGEYFPRTFEVGPGRALTTVLKQVNAKAFDNALNISP; via the exons aTGTTGCTGAGAAGACTTACCGGGAGATTCTTCTGTACAAAACCCCCATCTGGGAATGTCACGGAATTACTTGAGGGTGCAGCTACATTTGAAGACATAAAACCCAAAAGTCCAGACGATGAATGGTCAACACTACCATACCCCAAGGGAACTTCCTTCCGGCAGAGTCAGGCGGCAAAGTCAGTACGACCAAAAAGGGACCCCCGTACCACTTCCATCATCCTCTTTCCCGGTCAGGGAGCACAGTTTGTTGGAATGGGAAGgaatttggtgaaaattccCTCTGCAAAGGATATTTTTGACCTTGCCAGTGAGATTCTCAA ATTTGATGTGTTGAAAGTTTGCCTTGAGGGTCCAGTTGAGAAGCTAAATAGTACAAGATACTGCCAACCTGCTGTTGTTGTTGCCTCCCTGGCAGCCCTGGAGAAGCTGAAAGAGGAACGTCCAGCTGCAATTGAGGAGTGCATTGCAACAGCTGGATTTAGCCTCGGGGAAATCACAGCGCTCATCTTTGCTGGTAGCATTCCATTTGATCAGGGACTGAAGCTTGTACAAGTTCGTGCGGAAGCAATGCAACTGGCAAGTGATGCAGCTGCTGGAGGAATGGCCACTGTGCTCTATGGGCCGGACTCTAAG GTGGGCCAGGCATGTTTGAAAGCTAAAGAATGGTGCGTTGAGCGTGGTGTAGAATCCCCAGAATGTCTTATAGCCAACTACCTCTATCCTCACTGCAAGGTAGTCGCCGGAAGCATGGAAGCTCTGGAATTTCTCGAAGCTAATGCAAAGAATTTTGGCCTTAGACGCGTTAAACGTCTCCCTGTTAGTGGGGCCTTCCATACACCCCTCATGGAGGCTGCTGTTGAACCCTTCCGGCGTGctctgaagaaaattgaaatctcCGATCCCCTCATTAGTGTTCACTCCAACGTTGACGGACAACGCTACCGCAATGCTGAGCACATCCTCAAACAGCTTCCAAAACAAATTATTCGTCCTGTTAAGTGGGAACAGACGCTGCACATTCTCTACGAACGTGCACAAGGAGAGTACTTCC
- the LOC129793248 gene encoding microsomal glutathione S-transferase 1-like: MVAFTELISYENDVFRAFVFWSTVLIVKTMFMSPLTGLQRFKNKSFANPEDSAMYKTKPKFDDPNVERVRRAHRNDLENIFPFVLIAFFYVLTNPQAWLAINLFRVAAIARIVHTVVYAVVVVPQPARALAFFVCLAVTLYMAFQTIVFFL; encoded by the exons ATGGTGGCCTTTACGGAATTAATTTCATACGAAAATGACGTGTTTAGGGCATTCGTGTTCTGGTCAACGGTTTTAATTGTGAAAACTATGTTTATGTCTCCTCTAACTGGGCTGCAGCGCTTCAAGAACAAg agttttgcTAATCCTGAGGATTCAGCAATGTACAAGACAAAACCCAAATTTGACGATCCTAACGTTGAGCGTGTACGAAG AGCCCATCGCAACGATTTGGAAAACATTTTCCCATTCGTCCTTATTGCCTTCTTCTACGTGCTAACCAATCCACAAGCTTGGCTTGCCATCAATCTCTTCAGAGTTGCAGCAATTGCCAGGATTGTGCACACTGTTGTCTACGCCGTTGTAGTTGTACCCCAACCAGCTAGAGCTTTGGCATTCTTTGTATGCCTTGCTGTTACCCTTTACATGGCATTCCAAACAATTGTATTCTTCTTGTAA